Sequence from the uncultured Flavobacterium sp. genome:
AGATTAAAATGATTACTTTTTTCCGCCACGAATTCACGAATTATTTTAAATCAAAATTCGTGAATTCGTGGCGGAAAATCTAGACAAAGTCATTAAAAAATCTAAAAAACCTTCACAAATCCCAACCCATATTGCTGGCCATTATAAAAAGGCATAACCATAGAAGTTGATTTACTTTCAGAAGATGATTTAAAAAGTTTTCTGGTAATATATGGATTCATCCAATATGCCAGTTTCGTACTCAAAATCCCGATTCCGGCTCCCGCAGCAACATCAGTTAACCAATGGCGATTGTTGTAAATTCTAAATAATCCGGTTCCGGTTGCAACGGCATAACCTGCAATTCCGTACCAAATAGATTTGTCTTTGTATTCCTGCCATAAAAATTCGGCTCCAGCAAAAGCAGTTGCCGTATGTCCGGAAGGGAACGAATTATTCGAACTTCCGTCTGGTCGTTCTTCATGTACAAGCGATTTTAAACCTAAAACCGTTGTTGCCATAATCGCATACGAAGTCACAAATATCACAGAACGATCTCGCATATTATTTTTGCCTTTTACCCCAAAAGCATTCAAAGCATAAACAGATGCTGCAGGCGCATATTGCGAGAAATCATCAATAGTGATTTTGTTGTCAATGTCCTCAGTAACTTCACTTTGAATTTGATGGTTGAAACTTAAAAGCTGATCATTTCCAATTCCAATTACGCCATAACCAATCAATACTCCAGGAATAATTAATTGTTTGTAATTGAATTTCAAGTTGTGCGAAGTACTGTCAATTTTAGTTATCGAATCATTTTGTTGCGCATTTGCACCCAAAAAACCGAATAAAAACATCAGAGAAATCGTTTTGTAAAACATCTTTCGTTATCGTTATAAGTTGCAATAATAACGAATGTTCAAACCAAGTATTTTTGGCTTAATCTAACCTTAAGTTAATATTAATCTGTTGGTTTTAAATATGATAATTGTATTAAGATTTGCTAAATATTAGGGGGTAAAAGATTCAATATCAATGACAATTTCAAATTCTGGAGTAATGATTTATATTATAGTAATGTCCCAAGGTTTCGGGATTAATCCGTTGGAATAATCCGTTTTTACCACATTTTAAAGTCCCGAAGGGACGATTTATATTGTAGGGCCGGATTTTAATCCGGTTAAAAAACGTATTCACAATACAAAAGTCCCGTAGGGACGATCTATATTTTTGATTTTGCATTATAACGGAATTGGATTAATCCCGAAGCGTCGGGACAGCCCTACAATATAGACCGAACCTACGGCTCTTTTTTAAACTTTTAACGAAAACCAGAACGTACTTCCTAAACCTAAATTACTTTCTACGCCAATAACTCCGTTTTGGGCTTCAATAAATTCTTTACTTATGGCTAATCCCAATCCCGTTCCTGATTTTTGACTTCCTGGAATCTGAAAATATTTATCGAAAACTTTGTCTTTATATCTGGCGTCAATTCCTTTTCCGGTATCAATTACTTGAAAAACAATCTGATCCTTTTCTTCTTTTAATTTAATGATAATCGTACTTTTTTCAGAAGAATAGGTAATCGCATTCGATAGATAATTAATCAAAACCCAGCCTGTTTTTTCGCTGTCGGCTTTTACGTCTTGAAGATTTTCATCAGCATCAATAATCACTTTGATTTGTTTTTGATCGGCTTGAACTTTTACAGCTTCGGTGGCATAATTTACAATAGCATACGGATTGCTTTTTTCGATATTCAACTGAATATTTCCAGTTTCTAATTGCGATAAATTCAGTAATTCGCCTGTAATTTTTAATAACCTTTGGCTATCATCTTTAATGCTTTCGACCAATTGTTTTTGGTCATCATTCATGTCACCCGTTTTGGTATTTTGAAGCAATTGAAGACTTAGTTTTATAGAGGCAATTGGCGTTTTTAATTCGTGAGAAACTGTGGCAATAAAATTAGTTTTCGCAAAATCAAGTTCTTTAAATAAGGTAATATTTCGCAGAATAATGACATCTCCAATATTGATTTCTTTTTCTTCTCCCGTTGGCGTTATAGTGATGTTGATTTTTTCTTTATCGAAATAACTTTCTTTACCGTTAGCAAAAATTTTCAAAGGTTGTTTTTTCTGAGAATCAGTTGCTAATTCTTTCAAAATCAAAGACCGAATCAAATCATTTGATAAAGCCAAAGTCGAAGCTGATTTCCCGATAACATCCTCAGATTTCATTCCGATAATTTTCAGCGCTTCATCATTCACAAACAAAATAACTCCTTCCTGATCCAATCCAATAATAGGATCGTGCATATTATTGATGAGCGTTTCCAGTCGTTTTTTCTCGAAAAACAATTTGTATAAATTACTACTATTGTATTCCTCTAGCTTTTGCGCCATTGTATTAAACGATTTTGCCAAATCTCCATATTCGTTATGATTGGTAAAATGTACACGTTCCGAATAATTTTTATTGGCAATTTCCTTAATACTCAAAGTCAATTCCTTAATAGGATTTGCAATATTATTTGGCAAATTAATCAGTAAATTAAAAGCAATCAGAAAGCATAAAGTTCCCACAATGGCAATCCATAAATTGGCAGTTTCGGCAGTGTGTTTAGCGATATCACTTTTTTTCTTTATGGCATTCATATTGAGTTTCATAATCTCGAAAATGTCCTGTCTGATTTGCATTTTTAAAGATTCATCAGAACTATTTTTTTCTAAAAGAGCAAAGTTTCTCTTAAGACTATCAGTTCCTTTTTTTTCTCCTTCTTCAGTAACATTTTGTGTCTGTTTCTGAAGATTTTCTTTAAAAGTAACAATCGCATTTTCTTTATTAGAATTAATTTCGTCCAAAGACAAAAGCATATTTCTAGAATATTCAAGCGTATTATAATTTGCTTTCAGAATATTCTCCGTGTCTTTTTTTATCGAGAAAATATAAAAGGCACTCACCAATGTGAGTATTATTATTAGTAAAAATAATAACCCAACTCCCAGATTCAATTTAGTTTTAATTCTCATGACGTCATTGCGAGGAACGAAGCAATCTCATCCTCTAAATTTAATTATTGTTTTTTTTAAACCATGTAAGTAATATAAGAAAATATAAGAAGCTGTATAATTAAGTAAAGCAGGAAAAACTTTGTGTCTTTGCGACTTTGCGAGCAACAACTCCAGCGAACTTTGCGTAAAACCTTGCGTTCTTTGCGGTTAAATTTTTCAAGCATCCAATTTAAATGAACTTATATAACTTATATGGTTAGATTTTTTTTTACGACAGAATAACAAGGTCAACATTCGATAAAGAAAGACGATTCAATAAACGTCTGAAAATCGTTGTAGCCAAAATTACTTTAAATAAATTAAAATGTGGTTTCCCGATGCAAACAGTTGTAATTTGTTTTTCTTCGGCGGCAATCAAAATCGCATCCGCAATATTTTTATGTTCAGTTTTAATAACTTCTGCGCCTAGTTGTACAGCCAGTTTAAAGTTATTAATCAAATGACGTTGTTTGTCCAACGCAATTTTAGTACTGCTTTCCTGCGGAGTTTCTACATACAAAACATACCAGGATCCATTGTAATAACTTGCGAGACGAGCCGCTTTTCTAATCACAATTTTAGCCGTTTTATCATTACTGCTAATGCAGGCCAAAAGTTTTTCGTGTCTTAAAGCATGGAGTTGAGGTACTTCATTTTCAACTTTTCGAACCACCTGACTTGCTACTTCTTTCAGAGCCAATTCACGCAATTGTAAAATCTGATCAGACTTAAAAAAGTTCGCCAAAGCCGTCTGAATTTTATCAGCCGTATAAATTTTCCCTTCCTTTAAACGGGCAATCAAATCTTCAGAAGTCAAGTCGATATTTACGACTTCATCTGCCAATCGCAAAACATTATCCGGAATCCGTTCCTGAACATCAATTCCCGTAATACGTTTTACATCTTCATTTAAACTCTCAATATGCTGAATATTAACTGCCGAAATCACGTTGATTCCCGCTTCCAGAATTTCCAAAACATCCTGCCAGCGTTTTTCGTTTTTGCTTCCTTCAACGTTTGTGTGTGCTAATTCATCAACAATTACCACTTCAGGTCTAAGGTTTATAATCGCCTGAACATCCAGTTCTTCCAGCTCTTTCCCTTTATAGAAAATGGTTCGCCGCGGAATTACGGGCAAACCAGATAAAAGGTCATGCGTTTCCTTTCGCAAATGCGTTTCGATGTAGCCAATTTTCACATCAATTCCGTTCTTCAACAACGAATGTGCTTCTTGCAGCATACGGTACGTTTTCCCCACACCGGCGCTCATCCCAATATAGACCTTAAACTTTCCTTTTCGTGATTTCTGAATTAAATCGAGAAAGTGCTGTGCATTATTTTCTTTTTCTTCTTTCATTTTTTTGCTTTATGCCGTAAGCTTTAAGCTTTAAGCAATAAGACTTTTCAAGAACCTATTGCTTAAAGCCTATAGCCTAAAGCTAGAATGAGATTGCCAACGAAGTCGTTACAAAAGTATTTGTATCCGTTGGAACGTTATCTTTTGTGAAAATCTGATCTTTACTAGAAAGATTTCTTGCTTCTAATCTAAACATTACATTATCAGTAACTAAGTAATCAAAGTTAGCCGAAAATCCGTAAGTTTTAAAACCATTTGGCGTTTCAGTTGCGATGATAACACCTTTTTCATCACTATAATATTCGCCACGAGCTGCAAGCTGAATTTTATCAGTTGGTTTATATTGCAGAATCAAAACTGGTGAAAACCAAGTGTCGTATTTATTGCTGTTTTTAGCCGCTTGTTGCGATCCAACATCAAAACCAGCAGTAACATTTGTTTTATCCGTTACTTTAAATTGCCCGTAGAAATTATTAAAATAACGCCATTTTTTGTCAATATCCGGTTGCTCATTTCCAACATAAGTGCTCCAGTTCAAAACCACTTTGTCTGACGGTTTATATGTAATTTGCGTTCCAAAAGCAGGTGTTTGATTGCCCTTTACCTTCTCAATACGTTGCCATCCATTTAAGTACATTCCCGCCAAATACCATTTTCCAGATTCAGATGTGTAACCAATTTTAACTCCTGTTTCATAATAAGGAGAGTTTTCAGCCAAAATACTTCTCGTCAAAGTTTGGCAATCTTTTCCAATTGCACTTTCAAAACCTATGTGAGCTGGCATAATTCCCGCATCGATCCATAAATTATGGCTTTGCGAAATCTTCACACCCACATTTGCCTCATAGATATTTTTCAATAAACCTTGTTCCGCCGCCATGTTATATTCGGCGTAAGTTCCGGCCATCAAAGCAAAATTTCCGCGAATATTATCTTTCGAATAATTCACTTTTGCCATACCTAAATTAATATTCACTTCATTACTTTTATTAAAATTGTAAAAAAAGCTCGGGCGCGTATGATCTTCCGGTTTCCCAAAATCATAACTATAATAAGTCTCTACATATCCTGAAAACGTAAACGGACTTTTTGTTTCTTCCTGAGCGTGTAAATTGCTAAAACCAAAAGCGATTAAAGCGGTAAGTATTATTTTTTTCATTTTTGTGGTATTCAATTATTTATTTAGTAGATTTTTTAGGAGCTATTTCCCGCTATCCATTTCAATCTTTTGTGCCGAACCCCGGCACAAAAGGATTTCCACTACTATCGGGGCTAGGACATTTGGGGTAAAAAAGGGGATTTATTATCCTAACAGGTTTCCAAAACCTGTTAGGTATTTATTTTTAAAAGTTTATTTTTTCGATTCCAACTTTCGTTACAGCTTGTCATTGCGAGGAACGAAGCAACCACATTTGCAAAATCAATTTTATGTATAATTGTTAGTGAGGTCGCTTCGTTCCTCGCAATAAGAGAAAATCTTTGTCAAACCTGACAGGTTTTTAAAACCTGTCAGGTTTAAAAACGTACTATTTCAACTGATCAAGCGCAACATTCAATTCCAAAACATTCACTGTTTCAGGTCCCATAACAGCCGTATTAATGTTTGCTTCAACCAAAGCTTTTACTTTAGCTTCATCCAATTTTCTTTCTTTGGCAACACGTTTCACCTGAATAAAAGCACCTTGAGGAGAAATGTTAGGATCTAATCCACTTCCTGAAGCAGTCACCATATCTGATGGAATTTCAGATTTTTTCAAATAAGGATGAACAACTAAAAACGTATCAATTCTTTTTTGAACCAAAGCCAAATATTCAGCATTACTTGGTCCTTTGTTACTTCCGGCACTTCCGGCAGCATTGTAATCAACAGCCGAAGGTCTTCCCCAGAAATAATTCGACTTATCAAATTTCTGACCTATTTTTTGGTAACCAACCACTTTTCCGTTAACCGAAATAGTTTCTCCTTTTCCGTGATTTGGAGCAAATTGTGCAATTCCGTAAATCGCAAGAGGATAAATAACTGCAAATAATATTACGGTAAGCAGTGTAAGTTTTACTAGTGAAAATATATTTTTCATTTTTTCTTTATTTTTTGAGGTTCTAAGGAACTAAGTTTCTAAGATGCTAAGAGAAAACCTTAGAAACTTAGTATCTCAGAAGCTTAGATTTACATAAATAAGGCAACAACCAAATCAATTAATTTAATTCCGATAAAAGGGACAATCAATCCGCCTAAACCATAAATCAAAAGATTTCTTTTTAGGATTGCACTTGCACCAATTGGTTTATAATCTACACCTCTCAACGCTAACGGAATCAATATCGGAATGATGATTGCGTTAAAAATTACAGCTGATAAAATCGCACTTTCAGGGCTATGCAAACGCATGATATTTAAGCCTTCAAGCGCAGGAATCGCAGTAATAAAAAGAGCAGGAACAATAGCAAAATATTTCGCAACGTCATTTGCAATAGAAAAAGTAGTTAAAGTTCCTCGAGTCATTAAAAGCTGTTTTCCAATTTCAATAATCTCGATTAATTTAGTTGGATCATTGTCAAGATCGACCATGTTTCCGGCTTCTTTCGCAGCCTGAGTTCCGCTGTTCATGGCAACACCTACATTCGCTTGCGCAAGGGCAGGAGCATCGTTCGTTCCGTCACCCATCATGGCAACAAGTTTACCCAGATTTTGTTCGTTTTTGATGTAGTTCATTTTATCCTCAGGTTTCGCTTCGGCAATAAAATCATCAACACCGGCAGCTTCGGCAATAAACTTCGCCGTAAGCGGATTATCTCCGGTAACCATCACCGTTTTTACACCCATTTTTCTCAAACGGTCAAAACGTTCTTTCATTCCTGTTTTAATGATATCCTGCAATTCGATAACACCTTGAACCTGATCGTTTTTAATTACAACCAATGGTGTTCCTCCTTTAGATGAAATATCGATTACTTTTTGAGCAGTATCTTCAGGGAAAGTATTTCCGGCTTGTTTTGCAATATTTTTTGCAGCATCCTGAGCGCCTTTTCTAATATTAGTTCCGTCTTTTAAAATAACTCCGGAAGTTCTGGTTTCAGCAGTAAATTTGATTAAAGTAGCACCTTCAATTGATAATTTATTGGCAGTTTCGGCTCCTGCCAGTTCCACGATACTTTTCCCTTCCGGAGTGTCATCTGCTAGTGAACTTAACACAGCAGACTTTATAAAATCTTCTTCAGTAACACCTTTTGCAGGGTAGAAGTTTGTTGCTTTTCTGTTTCCTATTGTGATTGTTCCGGTTTTATCCAAAAGCAATACATCAATATCTCCGGCAGTTTCAACCGCTTTTCCAGATTTTGTAATTACGTTAGCACGCAACGCTCTGTCCATTCCTGCAATACCAATTGCTGATAATAAACCACCAATTGTGGTTGGAATCAAACAAACGAACAATGCGATAAAAGCTGCAATCGTGATAGGCGCATTTGCATAGTCGGCAAACGGTTTTAGCGTAACGCACACAATCACGAAGATTAAAGTAAATGCAGCTAATAGAATCGTTAAGGCAATTTCGTTTGGTGTTTTCTGACGGCTTGCACCTTCAACCAAAGCAATCATTTTGTCCAAAAAGCTTTCGCCAGGTTCAGAGGTTACGATTACTTTAATTTTATCAGACAGCACTTTTGTTCCTCCGGTTACTGATGATTTATCACCACCAGCTTCCCGAATTACCGGAGCACTTTCTCCCGTAATGGCACTTTCGTCAATCGTTGCTAAACCTTCGATGATTTCACCATCAGTTGCAATTAAATCTCCTGATTCGCAAACAAAAACATCTCCTTTTTTTAATTCAGATGAACTGATATTTTTAATTTCTCCGTTAGGCAAAATTTGTCTTGCCGGAGTTTCTTCACGTGTTTTTCTTAAACTATCTGCTTGTGCTTTTCCTCTTGCTTCGGCAATAGCCTCTGCGAAATTGGCAAACAAAAGTGTTGCAAGTAAAATTAAGAACACAATTAAATTATAAGTAAAACTACCTTGGTCAGT
This genomic interval carries:
- a CDS encoding K(+)-transporting ATPase subunit C, whose product is MKNIFSLVKLTLLTVILFAVIYPLAIYGIAQFAPNHGKGETISVNGKVVGYQKIGQKFDKSNYFWGRPSAVDYNAAGSAGSNKGPSNAEYLALVQKRIDTFLVVHPYLKKSEIPSDMVTASGSGLDPNISPQGAFIQVKRVAKERKLDEAKVKALVEANINTAVMGPETVNVLELNVALDQLK
- a CDS encoding ATP-binding protein; this encodes MRIKTKLNLGVGLLFLLIIILTLVSAFYIFSIKKDTENILKANYNTLEYSRNMLLSLDEINSNKENAIVTFKENLQKQTQNVTEEGEKKGTDSLKRNFALLEKNSSDESLKMQIRQDIFEIMKLNMNAIKKKSDIAKHTAETANLWIAIVGTLCFLIAFNLLINLPNNIANPIKELTLSIKEIANKNYSERVHFTNHNEYGDLAKSFNTMAQKLEEYNSSNLYKLFFEKKRLETLINNMHDPIIGLDQEGVILFVNDEALKIIGMKSEDVIGKSASTLALSNDLIRSLILKELATDSQKKQPLKIFANGKESYFDKEKINITITPTGEEKEINIGDVIILRNITLFKELDFAKTNFIATVSHELKTPIASIKLSLQLLQNTKTGDMNDDQKQLVESIKDDSQRLLKITGELLNLSQLETGNIQLNIEKSNPYAIVNYATEAVKVQADQKQIKVIIDADENLQDVKADSEKTGWVLINYLSNAITYSSEKSTIIIKLKEEKDQIVFQVIDTGKGIDARYKDKVFDKYFQIPGSQKSGTGLGLAISKEFIEAQNGVIGVESNLGLGSTFWFSLKV
- the kdpB gene encoding potassium-transporting ATPase subunit KdpB, whose translation is MTTNKSNSLFESKQVKEALVQSFVKLNPKMMIKNPVMFTVEIGTAIMFAVCVSILMGATDQGSFTYNLIVFLILLATLLFANFAEAIAEARGKAQADSLRKTREETPARQILPNGEIKNISSSELKKGDVFVCESGDLIATDGEIIEGLATIDESAITGESAPVIREAGGDKSSVTGGTKVLSDKIKVIVTSEPGESFLDKMIALVEGASRQKTPNEIALTILLAAFTLIFVIVCVTLKPFADYANAPITIAAFIALFVCLIPTTIGGLLSAIGIAGMDRALRANVITKSGKAVETAGDIDVLLLDKTGTITIGNRKATNFYPAKGVTEEDFIKSAVLSSLADDTPEGKSIVELAGAETANKLSIEGATLIKFTAETRTSGVILKDGTNIRKGAQDAAKNIAKQAGNTFPEDTAQKVIDISSKGGTPLVVIKNDQVQGVIELQDIIKTGMKERFDRLRKMGVKTVMVTGDNPLTAKFIAEAAGVDDFIAEAKPEDKMNYIKNEQNLGKLVAMMGDGTNDAPALAQANVGVAMNSGTQAAKEAGNMVDLDNDPTKLIEIIEIGKQLLMTRGTLTTFSIANDVAKYFAIVPALFITAIPALEGLNIMRLHSPESAILSAVIFNAIIIPILIPLALRGVDYKPIGASAILKRNLLIYGLGGLIVPFIGIKLIDLVVALFM
- a CDS encoding porin; translation: MKKIILTALIAFGFSNLHAQEETKSPFTFSGYVETYYSYDFGKPEDHTRPSFFYNFNKSNEVNINLGMAKVNYSKDNIRGNFALMAGTYAEYNMAAEQGLLKNIYEANVGVKISQSHNLWIDAGIMPAHIGFESAIGKDCQTLTRSILAENSPYYETGVKIGYTSESGKWYLAGMYLNGWQRIEKVKGNQTPAFGTQITYKPSDKVVLNWSTYVGNEQPDIDKKWRYFNNFYGQFKVTDKTNVTAGFDVGSQQAAKNSNKYDTWFSPVLILQYKPTDKIQLAARGEYYSDEKGVIIATETPNGFKTYGFSANFDYLVTDNVMFRLEARNLSSKDQIFTKDNVPTDTNTFVTTSLAISF
- a CDS encoding phosphatase PAP2 family protein, giving the protein MFYKTISLMFLFGFLGANAQQNDSITKIDSTSHNLKFNYKQLIIPGVLIGYGVIGIGNDQLLSFNHQIQSEVTEDIDNKITIDDFSQYAPAASVYALNAFGVKGKNNMRDRSVIFVTSYAIMATTVLGLKSLVHEERPDGSSNNSFPSGHTATAFAGAEFLWQEYKDKSIWYGIAGYAVATGTGLFRIYNNRHWLTDVAAGAGIGILSTKLAYWMNPYITRKLFKSSSESKSTSMVMPFYNGQQYGLGFVKVF
- a CDS encoding sensor protein KdpD; this encodes MKEEKENNAQHFLDLIQKSRKGKFKVYIGMSAGVGKTYRMLQEAHSLLKNGIDVKIGYIETHLRKETHDLLSGLPVIPRRTIFYKGKELEELDVQAIINLRPEVVIVDELAHTNVEGSKNEKRWQDVLEILEAGINVISAVNIQHIESLNEDVKRITGIDVQERIPDNVLRLADEVVNIDLTSEDLIARLKEGKIYTADKIQTALANFFKSDQILQLRELALKEVASQVVRKVENEVPQLHALRHEKLLACISSNDKTAKIVIRKAARLASYYNGSWYVLYVETPQESSTKIALDKQRHLINNFKLAVQLGAEVIKTEHKNIADAILIAAEEKQITTVCIGKPHFNLFKVILATTIFRRLLNRLSLSNVDLVILS